The genomic region ccaggtacaccaaaatgtcgcccgaagaagtccttggaaaattcgtaagtgggcgaatgatgatcaaggaggcaaggtacgtggacgacgccttgaatggaccgatcaacgagccgcaacctcttgctctcaaagcaacaagaagcaaggaggcgctacctaacaaggtggcacaaattgaggcggccggacttaatgatgaagagatggctctcatcatcaagagattcaagacggcgctcaagggtcgcaagggacagccaagcaagaccaaagccaaagggaagcgctcatgcttcaaatgcggtaagattggtcattttattgctaactgtcccgataatgaaagtgaccaggaactcgggagcaagagggaaaagaagaaacattacaagaaggccaagggcgaggcacatatcggaaaggagtgggattcggattgctcctcctccgactccgacaatgaaggactcgccgccaccgccttcaacaagccgtccctcttccccaacgagcatcacacatgcctcatggcgaaggagaagaaggtatgtactcgagaaagTACCActtattcttctagtgatgatgattctagtgacgacaatgaaatagactattctagtttatttaaaggtctagatagaattaaaattggcaaaattaatgagttaattgatgccttgaatgaaaaggataggcttttagaaaagcaagaggatttgttatatgatgaacatgataaatttgtagaagcacaaaaatatcatgctttagaagttaaaagaaacgaaatgctttcttgtgaattatcttcttgccatgagacaatttctagcttaaggagcattaatgatgacttgaatgctaagattgctagtaaatctaactcttgcgtAGAGAATGTTAtaacttgcactaggtgtaaagatattaacattgatgcttatagtgaacacctagcttgcatttctaaattaaatgaagaggtggctagtcttaatacccaacttgagactagcaaaagtgattttgagaaactaaaatttgctagggatgcctacacggttggtagacacccctcaattaaggatggacttggcttcaagagggaagccaagaacttaacaagccataaggctcccatctccgccaaggagaaagggaaggcccctatggctaaaagtactaaaaggaaccatgcttttatgtatcatgataggagacaaactagaaatgcttgtaggaattataatgcttatgatgactttaactctcatgccatggttgcttctagttcttcctatatgcatggtagaaatatgtctaggagaaatactattcatcatgtgcctagaaagaatattattcatgctcctaggaaagtagtgaatgaaccctctacaatttattgtgctttgaatgcttcctttgctatttgtagaaaggataggaaaatagttgctaggaagttaggggcaaaatgcaagggagacaaaacttgcatttgggtccctaaggatatttgcactaaccttgtaggacccaacatgagttgggtacctaagacccaagcctaaatttgccttgcaagtttatgcatccgggggttcaagctggattatcgacagcggatgcacaaaccatatgacgggggagaagaagatgttcacctcctatgtcaagaataaatattcccaagattcaattatattcggtgatgggaatcaaggcaaggtaaaagggttaggtaaaattgcaatttctaatgaacactctatctctaatgtgtttttagttgagtctcttggctacaatttgctatctgttagccaactatgcaatatgggatataattgtctttttacaaatgtagatgtgtctgtctttagaagaagtgatggttcactagcttttaagggtgtattagacggcaaactttatttagttgattttgcaaaagaggaggccggtctagatgcatgcttaatagctaagactagcatgggctggctatggcatcgccgcttagcacatgtagggatgaagaacctacacaagcttctaaagggagaacacgtgataggtttgactaacgtacaattcgaaaaagatagaccttgtgcagcttgtcaggcaggtaaacaggtgggaggaacgcatcacagcaagaatgtgatgaccacatcaagacccctggagctgctacatatggacctcttcggacccgtcgcctatctgagcataggaggaagtaagtatggtctagttattgttgatgacttttcccgcttcacttgggtgttctttttgcaggataagtctgaaacccaagggaccctcaagcgcttcctcaggagagctcaaaatgagtttgagctcaaggtgaagaagataaggagcgactacgggtccgagttcaagaaccttcaagtggaggaattccttgaggaggaagggatcaagcacgagttctccgctccctacacaccacagcaaaatggtgtggtagagaggaagaacaggacgctaatcgacatggcgaggacgatgcttggagaattcaagacccccgagcgtttttggtcggaagctgtgaacacggcttgccacgccatcaacagggtctaccttcaccgtctcctcaagaagacttcgtatgagcttctaaccggtaacaaacccaatgtatcttactttcgtgtatttgggagtaaatgctacattctagtgaagaagggtagaaaatctaagtttgctcccaaagttgtagaagggtttttgttaggttatgattcaaatacaaaggcgtatagggtcttcaacaaatcatcgggtttggttgaagtctctagcgacgttgtatttgatgagactaatggctctccaagagagcaagttgttgatcttgatgatgtagatgacgaagacgttccaacggccgcgatatgcaccatgacgattggagatgtacggcctcgggagcaattggagcaagatcaaccatcttcctcaactatggtgcatcccccaactcaagacgatgaacaggttcatcaaaaggaggcgtgtgatcaatggggagcacaagatgatcacatgatggaggaagaagcgcaaccggcacctccaactcaagtccgagcggtgattcaaagggatcatcccgtcgaccaaattttgggtgacattagcaagggagtaactactcgatctcgattagttaatttttgtgagcattactcctttgtctcttctattgagcctttcagggtagaggaggccttgctagatccggattgggtattggccatgcaggaggaactcaacaacttcaagcgcaatgaagtttggacactggtgcctcgtcccaagcaaaatgttgtgggaaccaagtgggtattccgcaacaaacaggacgagcacggggtagtgacgaggaacaaggctcgacttgtggcaaaaggttatgcccaagtcgcaggtttggactttgaggagacttttgctcctgtggctaggctagaatcaattcgtatcttgctagcatatgccactcaccattctttcaggttgtaccaaatggatgtaaaaagcgcgttcctcaacgggccgatcaaggaggaggtgtacgtagagcaaccccctggcttcgaggatgaacggtaccccgaccatgtgtgtaagctctctaaggcgctctatggacttaagcaagccccaagagcatggtatgaatgccttagagactttttaattgctaatgctttcaaggttgggaaagccgatccaactctttttacaaagacatgtgatggtgatctgtttgtgtgccaaatttatgtcgatgacataatatttggttctactaaccaaaagtcttgtgaagagtttagcagggtgatgacgcagaaattcgagatgtcgatgatgggcgagttgaactacttccttgggttccaagtgaagcaactcaaggacagcaccttcatctcccaaacaaagtacacgcaagacttgctgaagcagtttgggatgaaggacgccaagcccgcaaagactccgatgggaaccgacggacacaccgacctcaacaaaggaggtaagtccgttgatcaaaaagcataccggtcaatgatagggtctttactttatttatgtgctagtagaccggatattatgcttagcgtatgcatgtgtgctagatttcaatccgatcctaaggagtgtcacttagtggcggtgaagcgaattcttagatatttggttgctacgccttgcttcgggctctggtatccaaaggggtctacctttgacttggttggatacttagattccgactatgctggatgtaaggtcgataggaagagtacatcagggacgtgccaattcttaggaaggtccctggtgtcgtggaactctaagaaacaaacctctgttgccctatccaccgctgaggccgagtatgttgccgcaggacagtgttgcgcgcaactactttggatgaggcaaacccttcgggactttggctacaatctgagcaaagtcccactcctatgtgacaatgagagtgctatccgcatggcggaaaatcctattgaacacagccgcacaaagcacatagacatccagcatcactttttgagagaccaccagcaaaagggagatatcgaagtgtttcatgttagcaccgagaaccagctagccgatatctttaccaagcctctagatgagaagaccttttgcaggttgcgtagtgagctaaatgtcttagattcgcggaacttggattgaattgtagcatacatgtgtttatgcctttgatcatgttcattctgcattttgttgcttattgtggtgctcaagttgtacaaacattccccggacctcacaagtccctgtgtaagtgatgcacatatttagggggagttgtgctacaacttgaccctttgagactaaccatatgcttgagtttggttgttttagtctccaaggaggataggaagggaaaaggtggacttgaaccatgcaagacttccactacactccgatgaaaagagtaacttttccaagttcatctttaaactcttattgcctattttgctcttaattgaagaatttggtaaggcaatggggctacagggccaagattgatcccgttttggtgcttgatgccaaagggggagaaaataaaggccaaagcaatagatggatcagctaccacttgagaaattttgaaaatagtagaatagagcttttggtttgtcaaaactcttgcattgtctcttttgtcaaaagttggcctcttgtgaggagaagtgttgattatgggaaatagggggagtttttgaaatctttgatcaatctcttttggaatgactctctttatgcttcaacatgtatgtttgacttagagatagagatttgagtttgatttgcaaaaacaaaccaagtggtggcaaaggatgatccatatatgccaaaaatgaatcaaaataaaatttgagttctatttgaagtgattttgcacttattctagttgctttatgttgtgttggcataaatcaccaaaaagggggagattgaaagggaaatgtgcccttgggccatttctaagtattttggtgattgagtgccaacacaagtgcttaaatgtgaattcatgcttatggatggacaaagtgcaaaacaagagcaaaggtatgtttctaagtcttagtacattggttttgtgtactaatatacttgtctaagtattagaaacaaaaagaagaagaaaagagaagagttggctgtgtacagccaaaaggctgtttcggtctggggcaccggactgtccggtggtgcaccggacagtgtccggtgcgccaggctgactcggcgcgaagtggccgctctcgggaattcgcccgacggcgtacggctaaaattcaccggactgtccggtatgcaccggactgtccggtgagccaacggtcggccgcggaatctgcgcgcgacacgtggccgggccaacggtcggaagggggcaccggactgtccggtgtgcaccggacatgtccggtgcgccaacggctcccagatctgcaacggtcggctgcgccattttgggaaggaaatcgggcaccggacagtgtccggtgtgcaccggactgtccggtgcgcccgatgacagaaggcaagaatggccttccagatttgctctcaacggctcctagctgccttggggctataaaagggacccctagacgcatggaggaggacaccaagcaaccttagagcattcttgatcatccacactcagtctttgcgcatttgtttgtcattctcagtgattcgagctccgttctagtgagaactttgagatagtcttttgagctcgattcttggccgtgtgtgtgcgcattttgctgtggatttgtgtgtgttgcttctctcccttactccgtgcttctttgtgaacttcaagtgtaagggcgagagactccaagttgtggagattcctcgcaaacgcgataagaaaagaaaagcataacactgtggtattcaagttgatcattggatcacttgagaggagttgagtgcaactctcgtccgttgggacgccacaacgtggagtaggcaagttttgtacttggccgaaccacgggataaaccacagtgtcttctctgtgttgaactctttgtggttatcgtattgtgcaaaatcttctctctagccacttggcattaactgtgctaacgtttaaccaagttttgtggcttaagtttttaagttttacaggatcacctattcacccccccctctaggtgctctcacaaacaCCATTGAGTATCAAGATCTTCTAACTTCTCACCTAGTTGCGGTGAGAGTTCTGGCCTAATAGTTCAATTTCACCTTTATGTCTACCCTATGTGAAGAGTGAACTCTAAGTTTGGTCTCGAATCAGCTCAAGGAATGTGTTCTTATAGAATCCCACTAAAAATTACTCTGGGCTACCTTTTGTAGTGCAAGAGAGGAGAGAGGTTACATAAACCTTAGATTCCACTGGCTAAGCTCAACTACCACATTATTATCATGTTATTGCAACCATACTAGTCGTCATGGCGAAAGGGTCTCTAGCCGagatggttaggtggtctgaataGCACTCCTCGGGTCTTGTGTTTGgctccccgtgggagcgaattttcaGGATGTGGTTAAAAAATCTCGTCTATCCCACGTCAAAGCACCGGTCTAAGACTCGGTCCCGGTCCCGGtcgcggtcgttctcacatgggctatggtgccgctgtgtatgggtggggcagggatTCAGGGTTTTTCTTGAGCTGCGTGAGAAGgccttcttcttaatataatgtcgTTGGGGCGGTCTTATCCCCCACAAGTCAAGTTTTTTTATACTAGGGGTCATGCCTTAAACTGTGGCACATTACCGAATATGTCATTTATCGGGTGGCTGACATGTCGCATCCACAGGCGTTGGGCTCATGTCGTTCAATACGATGAATTGGTAGATGATATAACTGTTTGTACTTGATAATACTTCAAGGTATACATTGGTGCACATGCGTGGCTACAGGAATGGTGCATGTACCATGTAACAACCTTGAGTACACTGCATCCTAAGTCGTGTCAACACTACACTTGTTAGGTCTATAATATCGCATATATCACATTTAATGTGTTATACATGATATTTATCTGACAAGCTAACACTATGGGCTTATCGTGAGGGTTTTTTACATGTGGGGCCCTAACCTCAGAGCCATACTGCCCTTGGTGGGTCCAAGCGTATACTTCGATTTTGAGACATAATTACACTTTAGCCACATTAATTACTCTTTAGAACATCTTAGAGTATGATGGGTCCTAGAGGTTTGGACTTGATCATCAGTCATCAGTGCCTCAAGACACAAggagtctcaaagacttagatcaTCTCAGTCTAGAACGTTTGGGGGCACTAGGGGAGTAGGGGTAGGGGTCTTGAtactttagggctagtttggtgaCAAAAAAATTAGAGGAAATCCATAAAGAATACCTCTTGCAAGTGATTTTTCTGGTCCATAGATCCACTCCAAACCAATACTTAGAGTGTCCGAGGCCCGATAAGACTTAGTTCTCTTTAGTTGCTTCTTATAGACTCTTGTTATTTCTGTTGGGTGCCTTAGTGTCAAATTATTTATTTTAGTAGATGTCACTATGTTAGCTCTCTATTCTGGGATTTTTTGAATGGGTTTTAGCGACAGCTAGAAATATATTTTTTACCGGGCATTGTATATGCTTCGGTTACCTTACGTCCGTATCATTTCGCGACAAAATGGTCTTCACGCGCTGGATACTTGGACGTGAGAATCTGACAGTGATAGACAGACACTGGAAGCTAAGACGACCAAAAAGTTTCTTCCCCCGTGGAGCATGACATGCACAGCACAGGCTACACCCTACACGTCGTTCTGATGACATGGCGAACGCCTAGTGGCTGTCGCCGGCTCGCCGCAGCTCCGGCGAGCGGCGATTCGTTGGTGCGGGGATCCGTGACGCTGAGCAGACAGCGAGTAGTTAACGTCGTGcttcagtagtagtagtaggcccAGGTCTCTGGCTCAGGTCTCCACAGACCACAGCTCGATCGGGCCGAGCCGCTGTGGCCCATGGGAGTCCAGGTCCACCATAGACTTTGACAAAGTCAACGTCATCGCGCGTCGCGTCGCGTCGCTGTCCGCCACGGAAGACCCGACCGGCCGGCCTTCACCATCACCAGCGAGGCAGCGAGTGACCTCCCTACTCTCTCCCAAGCTGACCCGCGCTTTCGTAACAACCACGAGAATGCCATCCCCGTTGGCGATAAGGCACGGGACGGAGTGGCATCGTCGTGAATAGCCACCGCACCTGAGCCCCTTCACCGATCCGCTCTCTTTACAAATATTCCCTTTGCGGTTCCCAGTTGCCCACCGAGAGTGGCAGTGGAGTAGTGGTAGGAAAAGCTCGTCGCCGAGTCGCCGTACGGGGGCTCGGCTCGGGTGAGCGAGCGGCGGCCGGCGGGTACTGAGGCCTGAGGGCGAGGCGATGGGCCGCCTCCGTGACGGGCGAGCCTTCCTCCACCGCGCGCTTGTCCTCTCGTCGCTGCTCCTTCTCGCCTCCGGCGAAATCTTCTTCGAGGAACGGTTCGATGGTACGACCACGCGTGACTCTGTTGGTTTTCCCCCCGATTTAGCTAGGTAGCGCGTCTAACTGGATGCTATAAGGATTCGGATGATTCTGTGATTGTGTTGGATCATTTTTTTTTTTGCTATTCGCTGGTTTAGTTTAGCTTGGTATCACTGTGACGAGTTACTGATTTGCTGCTTACACTGACAGATTCAGAATTTCAGTTTGTTGTTTGAGTGAGCTGTTCACTATTCACGTGGTTTAGCTTCTCAAAGAAGTGAATTATTCCAGAGATATTGCTACTGCTAGTTGTGCCTTCTGAAATGCTCCAAGCCTCCAATGGTCCTGCCTCCAGGAGTCGAAGAACTTATTTGTAGTTGGCTTACAGTCCGATGTCCTATCGATCTGATGTCTTGTGCTGTCCATGAAGTTATCAGTAGCTGATGTCTGCTCAAGTTTCTTGTTTTCCTAGGTGTATTGTTTTATTTGTGATTCATGAAATTACGCAACTTGGTAACATTCAGATGGGTGGGATAGCCGCTGGGTGAAATCTGATTGGAAGAAGAGCCAAGGACAAGCTGGAACCTTCCGACACACAGCGGGAACCTACTCTGGAGACCCTGACGATAAAGGTGATGGTTTATTCATGAGTGCTATCTTATGTGCAGTAAGGGGGGCATATAGCCCTACCCTTTACTTGTTTGTTGTGTTTTACCAAAAAAAACTGTATTTGATAGTGACAGTGGCTATTTTGATACCCAGTTTCCAACCAGATATGCCTTGAATCTATCCATGTTAATACATCCACTAAACTTGAGCATTTTCTGAAACTTCAATCAAAGAGCTCAGGCTGCATTCCATGTGGCCCCTGTTTTTATCATAAACATTTTATGTTAGAAAACAAGAGAAACATTCCACGATTTGTGCATACTATATCAATCATGTTCAACTTTTAAAGCCACAAAATATATAACCTTATTTTCCATGGTTTATTTCATACGTCGTATGATTATTTGCATTATGGAATCATCTTTTCAGGTATACAAACAACTGGGGATGCCAAACATTTTGCTATATCAGCAAAATTCCCACAATTTAGTAACAAGGACCGGACATTGGTGATCCAGTACTCTCTAAAGATTGAGCAAGATATTGAATGCGGTGGTGCTTACATCAAACTTATGTCTGGTTATCTCAACCAGAAGAAATTTGGTGGCGACACTCCTTACAGGTCGGTTTGCTCTCTGTGTTTGGCTAAAAAAGTTTGTTTTAATGTTCAAAAGTAACCATGAACTCTTCAAATGCAACTTTTCAGTCTTCACCTTAATATAGAACATTTTTTTGTAAAATCTGATAGTAATCGTACCTTCGGATCTTGCGCATATGCCTAGAGAATTATCATTGGTAACTTGGTGTATTGGTCATCCTTTAAGTTGATTTTATTTGTCAAGGAAAGGCAATAACTTTACCAAAAATTTATTAACACACTGTGTTAGCGGTCTCACCGAGTCACACTGGGTCGTGGGTTTGAAACAGCCTCTCTGCATTTGTGCGGGAAGCCTTGCATCTGTTTGTCCCTTCCCTAGATCCTACTCATGCGGGAGCCTCTGTCACTGACTCTGCCCTTTTTTACCACTGCACCAGACCTCATTGCCCTCCTATTGAACTATTAGAAATTATTCAGTCTGTCTTAGCTTATACTGAATATTACCTACTAAATGTCTTGATATTTGCTTATGCAGCTTCATGTTTGGGCCTGATATATGTGGGGATCAGAAAAAGAAGCTCCATCTCATACTTTCATACCAAGGGCAAAACTACCCTATCAAGAAAGAACTAAAATGTGAAACAGACAAGTTGACACATTTTTACACATTTATTCTTAGACCTGATGCCACTTATAGCATCCTTATCGATAACCGGGAGAGAGAATTCGGGAGCATGTACACTGACTGGGATATCCTTCCTCCTCGTAAGATCAAAGATGTTAATGCAAAAAAGGTTTGAGATTTTTTTGGTGTGATGAAAGCATTGTTATACAGTAATTTCAATCATGCCTTTCATTATGCATCCGTTTCTTTCAGCCAAAAGACTGGGATGACAGGGAATATATTGAAGATCCTGATCAAGTTAAGCCAGAGGTATGCCTTGTTATATTTCCTGTCTTAGGACTTATCTTGATCAATAATTCTATTATAACCTTTTACCTGAACTGAACAGGGATATGATTCAATTCCTAAAGAGATACCTGATCCCAAGGACAAAAAGGTATGCATGATTCTGAGTTTGTTTAATATGCATCCAGTTCGGTTTTAACAATTTAATTGTCACTTTCATGCTTCAGAGCACTTACTCAGATCTCAGTATGCAAATGATAGATCTTCACTATTTATGTTATTAGACAAATGAGGATTGAGAAACATTCAACTTTATTCATGCATGCATGTTACTTTTGCTTTATTTTTTTAGCAACTTAGTCACTTTTTTCCTGGTTTGCTAGTGTGTATCAGTAATTTCTAAACATTCATGACTAAACGAACACAAGATGACAGTATTTTTGTTTTATGCTAAATCAGCCTGAGTCATGGGATGACGATGACGATGGTACATGGAAGCCTAGAATGATACCTAATCCAGAATACAAGGGACCATGGAAGCGGAAGGTTTATTTACTTTATACTAGTTATAATTTCTTAACCTTTTGTTCATTTGAATATTTATGTACTCATGACTTTTCTCTCTCAGAAAATTAAGAATCCTAACTACAAAGGAAAATGGAAGACCCCATGGATTGTCAATCCAGGTGAGAGACATATATCTGATCTTCTGCTCTTTACATATTGTCATGTAGATTATGTCTACTGTCTGTTGATGACAGTTTTGAGTATTTCTCTTGGCAGTAAGTTTACTTCATATCTGTCTTTGAATTGAATCTTGCACGCTTGACCCAGCATTAACTAAACTATCTTTTGCAGAGTTTGAGGATGACCCAGACCTATATGTTCTGAAACCTTTGCAGTATGTGGGGATTGAAGTATGGCAGGTATCAAACATCATAACTGGGCAAAGACGTGTGCCCCATCACAATCTTTGGTTGTATCAAATAAATTAAACCCTATCTGAACTTACTACTACCATGGTATACAGGTCAAAGCTGGTTCAGTTTTTGACAACATTTTGATTTGCGATGACCCAGACTATGCAAGACATGTTGTAGATGAAACTTTTGCTGCAAATAAGGAGGTAGAGGCACGGCATGTTATGATCCA from Zea mays cultivar B73 chromosome 6, Zm-B73-REFERENCE-NAM-5.0, whole genome shotgun sequence harbors:
- the LOC100382232 gene encoding Calreticulin-3-like precursor; protein product: MGRLRDGRAFLHRALVLSSLLLLASGEIFFEERFDDGWDSRWVKSDWKKSQGQAGTFRHTAGTYSGDPDDKGIQTTGDAKHFAISAKFPQFSNKDRTLVIQYSLKIEQDIECGGAYIKLMSGYLNQKKFGGDTPYSFMFGPDICGDQKKKLHLILSYQGQNYPIKKELKCETDKLTHFYTFILRPDATYSILIDNREREFGSMYTDWDILPPRKIKDVNAKKPKDWDDREYIEDPDQVKPEGYDSIPKEIPDPKDKKPESWDDDDDGTWKPRMIPNPEYKGPWKRKKIKNPNYKGKWKTPWIVNPEFEDDPDLYVLKPLQYVGIEVWQVKAGSVFDNILICDDPDYARHVVDETFAANKEAEKEAFEGAERKRKAREEEEARRAREEGERRRRERDRDRGRDRYKDRYKRHRHYDYHDEL